One genomic window of Gossypium hirsutum isolate 1008001.06 chromosome D11, Gossypium_hirsutum_v2.1, whole genome shotgun sequence includes the following:
- the LOC107934560 gene encoding uncharacterized protein, producing MGFLYNLYLFGNVFIIFFLFWLKKIRLMNIKCPVGEWKKIALKMIQYFIHSRQLTITFQPQTYKGYSYFDFILLLLLVEEKSIKVGNFDLRDGDDGEVEDIHSTRANLSPFLASSMELLASLGVRLNINAGCTISSIHRRQRNQVLNILLLILKSSNISVSTPLIPQVSLI from the exons ATGGGATTCTTGTATAATTTGTATTTGTTTGGAaatgttttcattattttcttcttgttttggTTGAAGAAAATAAGGTTGATGAATATAAAATGTCCTGTTGGTGAATGGAAAAAGATAGCTTTGAAAATG ATTCAATATTTCATTCACTCTCGACAATTGACGATAACCTTTCAACCTCAAACCTACAAAGGTTACTCTTACTTCGATTTTATTCTCCTCCTCTTGCTCGTTGAAGAAAAGTCAATAAAAGTAGGAAATTTTGATTTAAGAGATGGCGATGATGGAGAAGTTGAAGATATTCATAGCACAAGAGCCAATTTGTCACCGTTTCTTGCATCATCGATG GAGTTGCTGGCTTCTCTTGGGGTCAGATTGAACATCAATGCAGGTTGTACCATCTCAAGTATTCATAGGAGACAAAGGAATCAAGTTCTGAACATTTTGCTTCTGATACTCAAAAGCTCAAATATATCCGTCTCAACTCCACTCATCCCACAAGTTAGCCTTATTTAA